Proteins encoded together in one Etheostoma cragini isolate CJK2018 chromosome 11, CSU_Ecrag_1.0, whole genome shotgun sequence window:
- the pdcl3 gene encoding phosducin-like protein 3 — MQDPNEDTEWNDILRKKGILPPKEVPKEDEEEELALQQQSVVKTYEDMTLEELQENEDDFSEDDEAAVEMYRQKRLAEWKATQLKNVFGEVVEISGQDYIKEVNKAGDSIWVVLHLYKQGIPLCTLLNQHLSLLARKFPQTKFLKSISTTCIPNYPDRNLPTIFVYFEGEMKAQFIGPLVFGGMNLKVEELEWRLSESGAVKTDLEENPKKQIEDKLMSSIRCSLPTGKDSDSGDEDY; from the exons ATGCAG gaCCCAAACGAAGACACAGAGTGGAATGATATCCTGAGGAAGAAAGGCATTCTTCCTCCCAAAGAGGTACcaaaagaagatgaagaggaagagctGGCTCTCCAACAGCAGTCTGTTG TTAAAACGTATGAGGACATGACACTGGAAGAACTGCAGGAGAATGAAGACGACTTTAGTGAAGACGATGAGGCTGCCGTTGAAATGTACAG ACAGAAGCGTCTCGCGGAGTGGAAGGCGACTCAGTTGAAGAACGTGTTTGGAGAGGTGGTGGAAATCTCTGGGCAGGACTACATCAAGGAGGTCAACAAGGCCGGAGACAGCATCTGGGTGGTGCTGCACCTTTACAAACAGGG CATCCCACTGTGTACCCTTTTAAACCAACACCTGAGTTTGTTGGCCAGGAAGTTCCCTCAGACCAAGTTCCTCAAGTCCATCTCCACCACCTGCATCCCCAACTACCCAGACCGCAACCTGCCCACCATCTTTGTCTATTTTGAGGGAGAGATGAAGGCCCAGTTCATTGGGCCCCTGGTCTTTGGGGGCATGAACCTTAAAGTTGAAG AGCTGGAGTGGAGGTTATCAGAGTCCGGGGCGGTGAAGACAGACCTGGAGGAAAACCCCAAAAAGCAAATCGAAGACAAGCTAATGTCATCGATCAGATGTTCGCTTCCTACAGGAAAGGACAGTGACTCTGGGGACGAGGATTATTAG